The nucleotide window AAGGGGAGATTCTTCTTGTAGCCACATTTTTCCCTGTATTCTTCAGGGGTAAGCCCGTGCGTGGCCAGGTGTTTCTTGGTGATGACCTTGAAGGTCTTGCCACAGACGCAGCAAAGAATGGACTTCTCCCTGATGGCCTTTTTGGGATCAATCGCTGTCGGTTCATCCGTAGATAAAACATCGCCCTCTGCAATGGCTTTGATGCCGATGGCGATCTTTTGAACCATGGATGTGATCTCATCTTCGGTCATGGTCCGTACGCTTGCCTGGGCCTTGACTATTTCCAGCGCCTCTTTCAGATAATCTTCCATCCCTGTCTCCTTTATCCATATGGTGTATAAACCAATGTTAATATAGTGCAGTGTCGGGCCAGAGTAATAAAAAGGGTATCCTGCACTGCCAGGATTTACTCTACATAGTAATTACAGAGCATTGTCAAGTATTGAACACCTTCATGTATAGAAAAATAATACGCACGCCTGGTGCGTTGAGACGTTCATCGCCATGACCGACTTCACGTTTATTGACCTTGATTCCGATGAGGGTGTTCAGTATGTTGCTTGGAAACGTTTGTGAAACTGGTGGAATCAATTAATTCAATGGAGTTTTTCGTGAGTCCGGATAACAATAAAGTCCATAAATTAGAGGCAGTCCCGCATAACGGCGGAGCTGAGAATGCCCTGGAGAATGCGGATTCGCCGGCAATGGCGGAGACAAACAGGGATATGAGCAAGGTCGCGCTGATTGTTTCTCTGCTGGTCGTTGTCTTGCTGGTCATCTTTTTCTTCGGCATGAATCGGAATATTGCCGGTCTCACTGATGAAGTTAAGTCCTTGGGAGAGTTGCGGAACGAGATGTCCACCCTCGACCAGCGCATGGTCCAGATGGAGGAGGGCCTGCCTTCCGCCATGAAGCGAATCATAGCTCACGACATGGTCAACGACATGGCCATGAAGGCTGCTTACCTTGGCAATACCCTTGAGGACGAACAACTGCGCAACAGGATGCAGGATGTTCTCATGTCCCTCAAGGAGGTGCGTGGAGCCCTCGAATAAGAGGCCTTCTCATATCGGCATCTTCGGGTGCGGCGGATATTCCCGCCGCACTTTTTTTGTTTATGAGCAATGATGATAGTTGAACAGTGTTGTTCAAAATTGTGTTGACAATAAGTTATTTTCTGCATATTGATTAATTAGAGAATAATGATCAACAAGAGAATGTTGTTATGAGTAAAAAATTCATAAGCCTTAGAGAGGTCGGTCGACAGTTGGGTATTCCTCCGTCGACCGTCGTCTACTATAAGGATAAATTTGGAAAATATATTCCGTCTGAGGGCGGCGGGGGCCGTCGTACCCGGTACCCAGTCGAGGTGCTTGAGATATTCAGGAGGATCCGTACCATGTTTAATGACAATTGGTCTGCTGAACAAATTGAAAATGAATTAGCATTGAAATTCAGCTTGTTAATAAATGATCAACAGTCTGATCAAAGGTTTGATCAATCTTTGTCTGATGGTGGGATTCAGGAGTTGGCGGGAGTGCTTTCCAGAATGTCGGACGTCCTGGACAACCAGTCCCTGTTCCGAAGCGAAATCCGGTCCTTGAGGGATGAATTGTCCGCCTTGCGCGAGGAGCGTGAGAAAGAGGCTCGGCAACAGAAGAAAGTGGTCGATGATCTGCAAAAAGAGCTTTTGTCTCTGCGTAAAAAACTATCCGGCAGCGCAACTGACGGTGGGATCGATTTTCCGCCCGTCGATTTCCTGTCCAGCCCCCTGGTGATCGCCTCGGACGGTGAATATCTCGGCGTGCAGGGCAAGGGGAAGAAGGCTTTTTCCCTGGAAGATTTCGTGCAGCTCATTGAGCGCAAGGAGTCCGACTCCGTGAGTGTGGAAACGTCCTGGAAGCGTCAGAACGGCCAGTGGGTGTTGGTGATCCGCACCGAGGATGCAGGCAAGGGGCGAGAGCAGAATGTCGTCCTGGTGGCCCAAAAGACCGTCACGCCGAACCGGAACACCGTCACCGAGATAATCCGCCTGAATATCGACGGGAACGATGCTCCCGATGCCCTTTTGCTGACCTTGTTCCGGCAGTTGCGGGCGGTTTTCAACGGCTAGTCTGTGTCGGATTGACGATCTTCTAGAAAAACTCTTGATTGATTCGCCTGTTTCGCTTATAAACCAACTGCTAAACGTACCATAGGAAACATGTTTCGCCGGTTCATTTGGAGGAGACGGTATGCCCCAGGTTGCTGCGAGAATTACTCACGATCAGGAAAAATGGCTCAAGGACTACTTCAAGACCAAGAGCGCCGGCGCAGAGTTTATACTGCCTTGGGCTGTGGATGTCTTTTTCAAGTCCATCCGTAACGTTTCCAGTGACTTTTCCGTCGCTGAATTGAAAACAATTCTTGAATCCCACAAGGAAGTGAAGCTGCTTCCCAATCAGTCGAAGCAGGCGTACCTTCTGCTCCGGGTCGAAGAGGCTTGCGATGAGCACAACGTGCACATCCAGCACGGGGCGAGCAAGTCCAACCTCGAAGTCAAGCTGCGAAGGCTGACCGACCTCCAGGCCACTGCGCTCATGATCTGGGCCACCGCCTACTGGGTGTCCAAGGCGTGGAACGGCGTTTCCGTGGACGATTACGTGAAGCTGTCCTGCGGTTGATCCACGAACATATTTTTCGTGCCAATGTCGCGTACGGGTGATACAACCTGTACGCGACATTTGCTTTTTTGGAGACAGACCATGGAACGACTCCCATGCATCCTGACCATCGCCGGGTCCGATTCCGGCGGCGGGGCGGGCATACAGGCCGATCTCAAGACCATCACCATGCTGGGCGGTTACGGCGCCAGCGTGATCACGGCCCTGACCGCCCAGAATACCAAGGCCGTTACCTCCATTCATGCCCCGTCCGCCAAGTTCGTGGCCAGGCAGCTGACCACGGTGCTCGACGACATCAAGGTCGATGCGGCCAAGACCGGGATGTTGTTTTCCGCGCCCATCATCGAGGCCATCGCGCCCATCCTGAAGAAAGCGGAGTTCCCCCTCGTGGTCGACCCCGTGTGCGTGGCAACGTCCGGGGCCAAGCTGCTCAAGGACGACGCGGTCGAGGCCATGGTGGACCAGATGTTTCCCCTGGCGGACGTGCTGACGCCCAATATCCCGGAAGCCGAGCTGTTCACCGGAATGGCCATAGGCAGCCGCGAGGACATCTTCATCGCGGCCCGGCTGCTTCTCAAGATGGGCCCCAGGGCGGTGCTCATCAAGGGAGGGCA belongs to Pseudodesulfovibrio portus and includes:
- a CDS encoding MucR family transcriptional regulator, whose amino-acid sequence is MEDYLKEALEIVKAQASVRTMTEDEITSMVQKIAIGIKAIAEGDVLSTDEPTAIDPKKAIREKSILCCVCGKTFKVITKKHLATHGLTPEEYREKCGYKKNLPLVCKSLQRERRKKMKEMKLWTKRGKNKK
- a CDS encoding MerR family transcriptional regulator, with amino-acid sequence MSKKFISLREVGRQLGIPPSTVVYYKDKFGKYIPSEGGGGRRTRYPVEVLEIFRRIRTMFNDNWSAEQIENELALKFSLLINDQQSDQRFDQSLSDGGIQELAGVLSRMSDVLDNQSLFRSEIRSLRDELSALREEREKEARQQKKVVDDLQKELLSLRKKLSGSATDGGIDFPPVDFLSSPLVIASDGEYLGVQGKGKKAFSLEDFVQLIERKESDSVSVETSWKRQNGQWVLVIRTEDAGKGREQNVVLVAQKTVTPNRNTVTEIIRLNIDGNDAPDALLLTLFRQLRAVFNG